A single Thiohalobacter thiocyanaticus DNA region contains:
- a CDS encoding sulfotransferase family protein, producing the protein MTNSKACGPIFIAGCGRSGTSLLRTIVDAHPDVYIPSESLFLVDYLRLGDCRPGLFIRWLLHHEPQLLCWYKGPEVIGDTVVRTVAGLHENMSKTVGARIWGQKTPRFVRYRSLFEYAFPDARWVLVYRDPRAVVASMKRSGQHTNSVIRGCRRWRRDNQEIVSFIEYPESCPENVLLVKYEELICRFEETMNEILRFLQLPAVPVENLLGQAKPVFFSRSGFEINTVRNGVRPNPKRINDWQKILRDDEIAAIEGLCAREMSALGYDPMASRSRGFGFFWRDLADRISDVRIIYRYIRYWPSYLL; encoded by the coding sequence ATGACCAATTCCAAGGCATGCGGACCTATTTTTATTGCCGGCTGCGGTCGCTCCGGTACCTCTTTGTTGCGCACGATTGTCGATGCGCATCCTGATGTTTATATTCCATCGGAATCACTCTTTCTGGTCGACTATCTGCGCCTGGGCGACTGCAGGCCGGGATTGTTTATCCGTTGGCTGCTCCATCACGAGCCGCAACTGCTTTGTTGGTACAAAGGCCCCGAGGTGATTGGGGATACGGTTGTGCGAACTGTCGCCGGGCTGCATGAGAATATGTCAAAAACTGTTGGCGCGCGGATATGGGGGCAGAAGACGCCACGGTTCGTGCGATATCGATCCCTGTTTGAGTATGCGTTTCCGGATGCCAGGTGGGTCCTTGTATACCGGGATCCGCGTGCGGTTGTGGCCTCGATGAAGCGTTCGGGGCAGCACACCAATTCCGTTATCCGCGGCTGCAGACGTTGGAGGCGTGACAACCAGGAGATCGTCTCGTTCATCGAGTACCCGGAGTCGTGTCCGGAGAATGTTTTGCTAGTGAAATATGAAGAGTTGATTTGCCGGTTTGAGGAAACTATGAATGAGATACTCCGGTTTCTTCAGTTGCCCGCTGTCCCGGTTGAAAATCTTCTTGGTCAGGCAAAGCCGGTCTTTTTCTCCCGTTCAGGCTTTGAGATTAATACAGTCAGAAATGGTGTTAGACCAAACCCTAAGCGAATCAACGACTGGCAGAAAATTCTGCGCGATGATGAGATTGCTGCCATTGAGGGGCTATGCGCCAGAGAGATGTCGGCTCTGGGGTATGACCCGATGGCCAGTCGATCGCGCGGGTTTGGGTTTTTCTGGAGGGATCTGGCGGATCGGATCAGCGATGTGCGTATTATATATCGCTACATACGGTACTGGCCAAGCTATCTCTTGTAA
- a CDS encoding glycosyltransferase family 2 protein, with the protein MEELNNTEVCELSIILPAKNEAAGLQSLLPRLRDRYPDADIMVVDDGSTDRTPDLARENSVRVISHPYSMGNGAAVKTGTREARGDILVFMDADGQHDPEDIDRLLAKMGEGYEMVVGARQLDTHASQGRRLANLFYNRLASIMTGYRIEDLTSGFRAVRGRHFRKFLYLLPNGFSYPTTSTMAFFRSGLPVAYVPIRAGRREGKSNIKVLRDGLRFFIIIIKIGALFSPMRLFLPISALLFVTGLAYYGYTYIQWQRFTNMSALLFNSALLTFLIGIVSEQVSALHYKGADEDRRRSRRSD; encoded by the coding sequence ATGGAAGAACTAAATAATACAGAAGTTTGCGAACTTTCGATCATCCTTCCGGCAAAAAACGAGGCGGCTGGCCTGCAGTCTCTGCTGCCCAGGTTGAGGGACCGGTATCCCGATGCGGACATCATGGTGGTGGATGATGGTTCAACCGATAGAACGCCCGACCTGGCAAGGGAGAACTCGGTGCGGGTCATCTCGCATCCCTATTCGATGGGTAATGGCGCCGCAGTCAAAACCGGGACGCGTGAAGCCAGGGGCGATATTCTCGTTTTCATGGATGCCGACGGGCAGCATGACCCGGAAGATATCGACAGGCTCCTGGCGAAAATGGGGGAGGGCTACGAGATGGTGGTGGGTGCGCGGCAACTTGATACCCATGCTTCGCAGGGTCGCCGCCTTGCCAACCTGTTCTATAACCGACTGGCCTCCATTATGACGGGGTACAGAATCGAGGATCTGACTTCTGGGTTTCGTGCTGTCCGTGGCAGGCATTTCCGGAAGTTTCTGTATCTGCTGCCAAACGGTTTCTCTTATCCAACGACAAGTACTATGGCCTTCTTCCGTTCCGGACTGCCGGTGGCGTATGTGCCTATCCGTGCTGGACGCCGTGAAGGCAAAAGCAATATCAAGGTGCTGCGGGATGGTTTGCGTTTCTTTATTATCATTATCAAGATTGGTGCGCTGTTTTCTCCGATGCGGTTGTTCCTGCCGATCAGTGCCCTGCTGTTCGTGACCGGGCTGGCATACTATGGATATACCTATATCCAGTGGCAGAGGTTCACCAATATGAGCGCCCTGCTGTTCAATTCTGCCTTGCTGACGTTTCTGATCGGCATTGTGTCCGAACAGGTCTCGGCACTGCATTATAAAGGGGCGGATGAGGATCGGCGTAGAAGCCGCAGGAGCGATTGA
- the pilB gene encoding type IV-A pilus assembly ATPase PilB — protein MVSPNPKIQLSGLARRLVLDEIISEPDMLQALETANRDKQPLVKYLVGNKICTSRQVANAACTEFGVPLFDLSVMDMETAPLKLVDEKLVRQHNALPLFKRGNRLFVAVSDPTNLAALDEIKFHTGITTEPILVEEDKLTKVLDSAMDAMDSTMSDLMDDDLDNLDIQSGDEDDAGQDVDSSEIDDTPVVRFVNKILLDAINKGASDIHIEPYEKTFRVRIRQDGVLHEVANPPVNLANKIAARVKVMSRMDIAERRVPQDGRIKMQLSKNRAIDFRVNTCPTLFGEKIVLRILDPSSAKLGIDALGYEEHQKQLYMKNLNKPYGMILVTGPTGSGKTVSLYTGLNILNTPDRNISTCEDPVEINLPGINQCNMNPKTGFTFAEALRAFLRQDPDIIMVGEIRDLETAEIAIKAAQTGHMVMSTLHTNDAPQTLARLMNMGVPPYNIASAVNLIIAQRLARRLCSNCKQIDDVPEAALLEEGFKQEDVSGLKLYKANPEGCDQCTGGYKGRVGIYQVMEISEEMSRIIMDGGNALQLADQAKKEGIMDLRECGLEKVRQGITGLEEVNRVTKD, from the coding sequence ATGGTATCACCGAACCCCAAAATCCAGCTCAGCGGCCTGGCGCGCCGTCTGGTACTGGACGAAATCATCTCCGAACCCGACATGCTCCAGGCCCTGGAGACGGCCAACCGCGACAAGCAGCCACTGGTCAAGTATCTGGTCGGCAACAAGATCTGCACCAGCCGGCAGGTGGCCAATGCCGCCTGCACCGAGTTCGGCGTGCCGCTGTTCGACCTGTCGGTCATGGACATGGAGACGGCCCCGCTCAAGCTGGTGGACGAGAAACTGGTCCGTCAGCACAACGCCCTGCCCCTGTTCAAGCGCGGCAACCGGCTGTTCGTGGCTGTCTCCGACCCCACCAACCTGGCCGCCCTGGACGAGATCAAGTTCCATACCGGCATCACCACCGAACCCATCCTGGTCGAGGAGGACAAACTCACCAAGGTCCTGGACTCGGCCATGGATGCGATGGACAGCACTATGTCCGATCTCATGGACGACGATCTGGACAATCTGGATATCCAGTCAGGCGACGAAGATGACGCCGGCCAGGACGTCGATTCCTCCGAAATCGACGACACCCCGGTGGTGCGCTTCGTCAACAAGATCCTGCTCGACGCCATCAACAAGGGGGCCTCGGACATCCACATCGAGCCCTACGAGAAGACCTTCCGGGTGCGCATCCGCCAGGACGGTGTGCTGCACGAAGTGGCCAATCCCCCGGTAAACCTGGCCAACAAGATCGCCGCCCGCGTCAAGGTCATGAGCCGCATGGACATCGCCGAGCGCCGCGTCCCCCAGGACGGGCGCATCAAGATGCAGCTCTCCAAGAACCGCGCCATCGACTTTCGTGTGAATACCTGTCCGACCCTGTTCGGCGAGAAGATCGTACTGCGTATCCTCGACCCCAGCAGCGCCAAACTGGGCATCGACGCCCTGGGCTACGAGGAACACCAGAAACAACTCTACATGAAGAACCTGAACAAGCCCTACGGTATGATCCTGGTCACCGGACCGACCGGTTCGGGTAAGACGGTCTCGCTCTACACCGGCCTGAATATCCTCAACACACCGGATCGCAACATCTCCACCTGCGAGGACCCGGTGGAAATCAATCTGCCGGGCATCAACCAGTGCAACATGAACCCCAAGACCGGGTTCACCTTCGCCGAGGCCCTGCGCGCCTTCCTGCGCCAGGACCCGGACATCATCATGGTGGGTGAGATCCGTGACCTGGAAACCGCCGAGATCGCCATCAAGGCGGCCCAGACCGGTCACATGGTCATGTCCACCCTACACACCAACGATGCGCCCCAGACCCTGGCCCGCCTGATGAACATGGGGGTGCCGCCCTACAATATCGCCTCGGCCGTGAACCTGATCATCGCGCAGCGCCTGGCCCGGCGCCTGTGCAGCAACTGCAAGCAGATCGATGATGTACCCGAGGCCGCCCTGCTGGAAGAGGGCTTCAAGCAGGAGGACGTCTCGGGGCTGAAGCTCTACAAGGCCAATCCCGAAGGTTGTGACCAGTGCACGGGCGGCTACAAGGGCCGGGTTGGTATATATCAGGTCATGGAGATCTCCGAGGAGATGTCCCGCATCATCATGGACGGCGGCAACGCCCTCCAGCTCGCCGATCAGGCGAAGAAAGAGGGCATCATGGACCTGCGCGAGTGCGGGCTGGAGAAGGTCAGGCAGGGCATCACCGGCCTGGAAGAGGTCAACCGCGTGACCAAGGACTAG
- a CDS encoding type II secretion system F family protein — protein sequence MAEKALKQDMFVWEGTDRRGNKVKGQTRANNQNLIKADLRRQGITPLKVKKKSALASGRRKKKIEPKDIAIFTRQLATMMSAGVPLVQAFDIIGRGHENPSMQELVMTIKTDVEGGSNLRDALAKHPLYFDELVCNLVEAGEAAGVLDTLLDKIATYKEKTEALKSKIKKALFYPTAVVVVAFIVTAILLIFVVPQFEELFAGFGADLPAFTRMVIDLSEFMQSYWWAVFGIIGGLIYGFMQAKRRSPAFNHTLDKIVLKLPIVGDILTKAAIARYARTLSTMFAAGVPLVEALDSVAGATGNSVYSNAVLRMRDQVSTGLQLQLAMNQTGLFPNMVVQMVAIGEEAGSLDAMLSKVADFYEQEVDDAVDGLSSLLEPLIMAILGVLVGGLVIAMYLPIFKMGQVV from the coding sequence ATGGCAGAGAAAGCGCTCAAACAGGATATGTTCGTCTGGGAAGGCACGGACCGGCGTGGCAACAAGGTCAAGGGCCAGACCCGCGCCAATAACCAGAACCTGATCAAGGCCGACCTGCGCCGTCAGGGCATCACGCCGCTCAAGGTGAAGAAGAAATCCGCCCTGGCCTCGGGCCGCAGAAAGAAAAAGATCGAGCCCAAGGACATCGCCATCTTCACCCGCCAGCTGGCCACCATGATGTCGGCCGGCGTACCCCTGGTGCAGGCCTTCGACATCATCGGCCGCGGTCATGAGAACCCCTCCATGCAGGAGCTGGTCATGACCATCAAGACCGACGTCGAGGGCGGCAGCAACCTGCGCGACGCCCTGGCCAAGCACCCGCTGTATTTCGACGAGCTGGTGTGCAACCTGGTCGAGGCCGGCGAGGCCGCAGGTGTGCTGGATACCCTGCTGGACAAGATCGCCACCTACAAGGAAAAGACCGAGGCGCTGAAGAGCAAGATCAAGAAGGCCCTGTTCTATCCCACCGCCGTGGTGGTGGTGGCCTTCATCGTCACCGCCATCCTGCTGATCTTCGTGGTCCCCCAGTTCGAGGAACTGTTCGCCGGCTTCGGCGCCGATCTGCCGGCCTTCACCCGCATGGTGATCGACCTGTCCGAGTTCATGCAGTCCTACTGGTGGGCGGTATTCGGCATCATCGGCGGCCTGATCTATGGTTTCATGCAGGCCAAGCGACGCTCGCCCGCCTTCAACCACACACTGGACAAGATCGTACTCAAGCTGCCCATTGTCGGCGACATCCTGACCAAGGCCGCCATCGCCCGTTATGCACGCACCCTGTCCACCATGTTCGCCGCCGGCGTGCCTCTGGTCGAGGCGCTGGACTCGGTGGCGGGTGCGACCGGCAACAGCGTCTATTCCAATGCCGTGCTGCGCATGCGCGACCAGGTCTCCACCGGTCTGCAGCTGCAGCTGGCAATGAACCAGACCGGCCTGTTCCCCAATATGGTGGTGCAGATGGTCGCCATCGGCGAGGAGGCCGGCTCGCTGGACGCCATGTTGAGCAAGGTCGCCGACTTCTACGAGCAGGAGGTCGACGACGCCGTCGACGGCCTGAGCAGCCTGCTGGAGCCGTTGATCATGGCGATCCTGGGCGTGCTGGTGGGCGGCCTGGTCATCGCCATGTATCTGCCGATCTTCAAGATGGGCCAGGTCGTATAA
- a CDS encoding prepilin peptidase encodes MELLELIRTSPGWLIGVCALLGLVVGSFLNVVAHRLPLMMQREWESQCRELLAAPTADDTTPERFNLLTPASRCPHCGHRIRAIENIPVLSWLFLRGRCGECRTPISVKYPLVEAFTGLTAGLLAWHFGFGWPLAAALVFTWMLIALSVIDIEHQLLPDSLTLALLWLGLLLSLGEVFVGPEQAIIGAAAGYLALWTVYQLFRLLTGKEGMGFGDFKLLAACGAWMGWKLLPLIILLSSLVGAVVGVAMILILGRDRQLPIPFGPYIAAAGWIALLWGEDLIQGYLRFAGL; translated from the coding sequence ATGGAACTGCTGGAACTCATCCGGACCAGTCCGGGCTGGCTGATCGGCGTCTGTGCGCTGCTGGGCCTGGTGGTCGGCAGCTTTCTCAACGTGGTCGCCCACCGCCTGCCGCTGATGATGCAGCGCGAGTGGGAGTCGCAGTGCCGGGAACTGCTCGCAGCGCCGACTGCGGACGATACCACTCCGGAACGGTTCAACCTGCTCACCCCGGCCTCGCGCTGTCCCCACTGCGGCCACCGCATCCGCGCCATCGAAAACATCCCGGTCCTGAGTTGGCTGTTCCTGCGCGGCCGCTGCGGCGAGTGCCGGACACCCATCTCCGTCAAATACCCGCTGGTCGAGGCCTTCACCGGCCTGACCGCGGGGCTGCTGGCCTGGCATTTCGGCTTCGGCTGGCCGCTGGCCGCCGCCCTGGTCTTCACCTGGATGCTGATCGCCCTGAGCGTGATCGACATCGAGCACCAGCTGCTGCCCGACTCGCTCACCCTGGCCCTGCTCTGGCTGGGCCTGCTGCTGAGTCTGGGCGAGGTCTTCGTCGGTCCGGAACAGGCCATCATCGGCGCCGCTGCCGGCTATCTCGCACTGTGGACGGTGTACCAGCTGTTCCGGCTGCTCACCGGCAAGGAGGGCATGGGCTTCGGCGACTTCAAACTGCTCGCCGCCTGCGGCGCCTGGATGGGCTGGAAGCTGCTGCCGCTGATCATCCTGCTCTCCTCGCTCGTCGGCGCCGTGGTCGGTGTGGCGATGATCCTGATTCTCGGCCGCGACCGCCAGCTGCCCATCCCGTTCGGCCCCTACATCGCTGCCGCCGGCTGGATCGCGCTGCTGTGGGGCGAGGACCTCATCCAGGGTTATCTGCGCTTCGCCGGGTTATAA
- the coaE gene encoding dephospho-CoA kinase (Dephospho-CoA kinase (CoaE) performs the final step in coenzyme A biosynthesis.) yields the protein MLKIGLTGGIACGKSTVAAGFAELGVPVIDADVIARELVEPGEPALAEIARELGQAFIAADGRLDRVRLRDHVFRDPMARKRLEAILHPRIAAEMQARADRLDTPYCLLVIPLLLEAGQQSLVDRILVVDCPEVLQRARLAERDDADPEQISAILASQLERERRLAAADDILCNDGTPEQLRDRIDGLHARYLTLAEQAGSRRPE from the coding sequence ATGCTCAAGATCGGACTCACAGGCGGCATTGCCTGCGGCAAGTCGACCGTGGCGGCGGGCTTTGCCGAACTCGGCGTGCCGGTGATCGACGCCGACGTGATTGCCCGGGAACTGGTGGAACCGGGTGAGCCGGCGCTGGCCGAGATCGCCCGGGAACTGGGCCAGGCGTTCATCGCCGCTGACGGCCGACTGGATCGCGTCCGGCTGCGCGACCATGTCTTCCGTGACCCCATGGCGCGCAAGCGGCTGGAGGCCATTCTGCACCCGCGCATCGCGGCCGAAATGCAGGCCCGCGCCGATCGGCTCGACACTCCCTATTGTCTGCTGGTGATTCCGCTGCTGCTCGAGGCCGGCCAGCAGTCGCTGGTCGACCGCATCCTCGTCGTCGACTGCCCGGAGGTACTTCAGCGCGCGCGGCTGGCTGAACGCGATGACGCCGACCCCGAACAGATCTCCGCCATCCTCGCCAGTCAACTCGAACGCGAGCGCCGGCTGGCCGCAGCCGACGATATCCTCTGCAATGACGGCACGCCGGAACAACTGCGGGACCGCATCGACGGGCTGCATGCCCGGTATCTGACACTGGCGGAACAAGCAGGAAGCCGCAGGCCGGAATAA
- the zapD gene encoding cell division protein ZapD translates to MDHKVIYEQPLNERIRSFLRLEFLFQQMRHQLGGTSPWDSRAAVSTLLEILSIFGRSDLKTEVMKELERHTANLARLEQSPDVDRGQLASLLDEIDTLIDELHAIKGQVGAHLKGNELIASIQQRSAIPGGTCDFDLPVYHFWLQLPAEDRLHDLAGWLEAFDVIGRAIRLILRLIRSSHLFQPATAEAGFYQKSLDPHQPCQMVRVAVPAGSTFYAEISGGKHRFTVRFMEQPSINDRATQTGRDIEFEIACCTI, encoded by the coding sequence GTGGACCATAAAGTCATTTACGAACAACCGCTTAATGAGCGTATTCGCTCTTTCCTGCGGCTCGAGTTCCTGTTCCAGCAGATGCGCCATCAGCTGGGCGGGACCTCGCCCTGGGACAGCCGTGCAGCCGTCAGCACCCTGCTCGAGATCCTGAGTATATTCGGTCGCAGCGACCTCAAGACCGAAGTCATGAAGGAGTTGGAACGGCACACGGCCAACCTGGCACGGCTGGAGCAGAGCCCGGACGTGGACCGCGGCCAGCTGGCCAGCCTGCTCGACGAGATCGACACCCTGATCGACGAACTGCATGCCATCAAGGGCCAGGTCGGGGCCCATCTCAAGGGCAACGAACTGATCGCCAGCATCCAGCAGCGCAGCGCCATCCCCGGCGGCACCTGCGACTTCGACCTGCCGGTCTACCATTTCTGGCTGCAGCTGCCGGCCGAGGACCGGCTGCACGACCTGGCCGGCTGGCTGGAAGCCTTCGACGTGATCGGCCGGGCGATCCGTCTGATCCTGCGGCTGATCCGCAGCAGCCACCTGTTCCAGCCCGCCACCGCTGAGGCCGGCTTCTACCAGAAATCCCTGGATCCGCACCAGCCCTGCCAGATGGTGCGCGTCGCCGTGCCGGCCGGCTCGACCTTCTATGCCGAGATCAGCGGCGGCAAGCACCGATTCACCGTGCGTTTCATGGAACAGCCCTCGATCAACGACAGGGCAACGCAGACCGGCCGGGACATCGAATTCGAAATCGCCTGCTGCACAATCTGA
- the yacG gene encoding DNA gyrase inhibitor YacG, translating into MSKAKQQTTVPCPICGKPSRWAEDNPWRPFCCERCKLIDLGEWVAEEKRIPGPPLEDIPSSDDGQD; encoded by the coding sequence ATGTCGAAAGCAAAGCAACAGACCACCGTGCCCTGCCCCATCTGCGGCAAACCCAGCCGCTGGGCCGAAGACAATCCCTGGCGGCCCTTCTGCTGCGAACGCTGCAAGCTGATCGACCTGGGGGAATGGGTGGCCGAGGAGAAACGCATCCCCGGCCCGCCGCTGGAGGATATCCCCAGCAGCGATGACGGGCAGGATTGA
- a CDS encoding Nudix family hydrolase → MCASTPNTVPEPIVLAAIRDQRDRILVSRRHDHAHQGGLWELPGGKCEPGEAALAALQRELQEEVGIRAGSVTPLIRIPYRYPDREVRLDVYEVRDWAGEPYGREGQPLRWVSTTELEGLAFPPANVPILRALQLPERYLITPEPEQPDTFLAALDQALEQGIKLVQLRIKRTPPAGLVEAAIERVHRHGARILMNTGSLTPPPGADGIHLTADQLQGLKQRPLPAQMWVGASCHDQDELERAAALELDFAVYGPVQPTSTHPDAVPAGWAGFAAACAAARLPVYALGGMHRDEAETARQHGGQGIAAIRGLWPAAVQKEER, encoded by the coding sequence ATGTGCGCATCAACGCCGAATACCGTACCTGAACCGATCGTCCTGGCCGCGATCCGCGATCAGCGGGATCGCATCCTCGTCAGCCGCCGCCACGATCATGCCCACCAGGGGGGGCTGTGGGAACTGCCCGGGGGCAAATGCGAACCGGGCGAAGCCGCCCTCGCCGCCCTGCAGCGGGAACTTCAGGAGGAAGTCGGCATCCGGGCCGGTAGCGTCACCCCCCTGATCCGTATCCCCTACCGTTATCCCGACCGCGAGGTGCGGCTGGATGTGTATGAAGTGCGGGACTGGGCCGGTGAGCCGTATGGCCGCGAGGGTCAGCCGCTGCGCTGGGTGAGTACGACTGAACTGGAGGGCCTGGCGTTTCCGCCGGCCAACGTCCCCATTCTGCGCGCGCTGCAACTGCCCGAGCGTTATCTGATCACGCCCGAGCCGGAGCAGCCCGACACCTTTCTCGCCGCCCTGGACCAGGCACTGGAGCAGGGTATCAAGCTGGTGCAGCTGCGCATCAAGCGCACGCCGCCAGCGGGGCTGGTCGAGGCCGCAATCGAACGGGTCCACCGCCACGGAGCGCGCATCCTCATGAACACGGGCAGCCTGACACCGCCGCCGGGCGCCGACGGCATCCACCTGACCGCCGATCAGCTGCAGGGGCTGAAACAGCGGCCGCTGCCGGCGCAGATGTGGGTGGGCGCATCCTGCCACGATCAGGATGAACTCGAGCGGGCCGCCGCCCTGGAACTGGACTTTGCCGTGTATGGGCCGGTGCAGCCCACATCCACCCATCCGGATGCGGTCCCGGCGGGATGGGCGGGGTTTGCCGCTGCCTGCGCGGCAGCGCGGCTGCCGGTGTATGCCCTGGGGGGGATGCACCGCGACGAGGCCGAAACCGCGCGCCAGCATGGCGGTCAGGGAATTGCCGCCATCCGGGGGTTGTGGCCGGCGGCGGTGCAGAAGGAGGAGCGATGA
- the argJ gene encoding bifunctional glutamate N-acetyltransferase/amino-acid acetyltransferase ArgJ, whose product MAVGLTPPESLLPVPGIRLGTTAAGIRKPGRRDLVVIELAPGSHTAGLFTRNAFCAAPVVVARHHLLEAAPRFLVINTGNANAGTGQRGLDAAADTCRALAAQVGLRPDEVLPFSTGVIGEPLPLDRLLAGLPGALAELDEDGWLAAAAGIMTTDTVPKGISRRLELNGREVTLTGIAKGAGMIRPDMATMLAFIGTDAGIEAPDLHGLLVQAAERSFNRITIDGDTSTNDALMLMASGASGVQVERGTPEWDAFAGALTEVCQFLAQAIVRDGEGATKFVRVQVSGGASSAECLQVGYTVAHSPLVKTALFASDPNWGRILAAVGRAGLEALVLERVSIHLDDVCIVRDGGRAEDYTEAAGQQVLAREELAIRIDLGRGEASENVWTTDLSYDYVRINAEYRT is encoded by the coding sequence ATGGCTGTTGGATTGACCCCTCCCGAATCCCTGCTCCCGGTGCCCGGTATCCGCCTGGGCACGACCGCGGCCGGCATCAGGAAGCCGGGCCGCCGCGACCTGGTGGTGATCGAACTGGCCCCGGGCAGCCACACCGCCGGCCTGTTCACCCGCAACGCCTTCTGCGCCGCGCCGGTGGTGGTGGCGCGCCACCACCTGCTGGAAGCCGCGCCGCGCTTCCTGGTCATCAACACCGGCAATGCCAACGCCGGCACCGGCCAGCGCGGTCTGGATGCCGCCGCCGATACCTGTCGCGCGCTGGCCGCGCAGGTCGGCCTCAGGCCCGACGAGGTGCTGCCCTTCTCCACCGGCGTGATCGGCGAGCCGCTGCCGCTGGACCGCCTCCTGGCCGGTCTGCCGGGGGCCCTGGCCGAATTGGACGAGGACGGCTGGCTTGCGGCCGCCGCCGGCATCATGACCACCGACACCGTGCCCAAGGGCATTTCGCGCCGGCTCGAACTGAACGGGCGTGAAGTCACCCTCACCGGCATCGCCAAGGGCGCGGGCATGATCCGGCCCGACATGGCTACCATGCTGGCCTTCATCGGCACCGACGCCGGCATCGAGGCCCCCGACCTGCATGGTCTGCTGGTGCAGGCCGCCGAGCGTTCCTTCAACCGCATCACCATCGACGGCGACACCTCCACCAACGATGCCCTCATGCTCATGGCCAGCGGTGCCAGCGGCGTGCAGGTCGAACGCGGCACGCCGGAATGGGACGCCTTTGCCGGCGCGTTGACTGAGGTGTGCCAGTTCCTGGCCCAGGCCATCGTGCGCGACGGCGAGGGGGCGACCAAGTTCGTGCGGGTGCAGGTCAGCGGCGGCGCGAGCAGCGCCGAGTGCCTGCAGGTGGGCTATACCGTGGCCCATTCACCGCTGGTCAAGACGGCCCTGTTCGCCAGCGATCCCAACTGGGGCCGCATCCTGGCCGCGGTCGGTCGCGCCGGCCTGGAGGCGCTGGTGCTCGAGCGGGTGAGCATCCATCTGGACGATGTCTGCATCGTGCGCGACGGCGGCCGCGCCGAGGACTACACCGAGGCTGCCGGGCAGCAGGTGCTGGCCCGGGAGGAGCTTGCGATCCGCATCGACCTGGGGCGCGGCGAGGCGAGCGAGAACGTCTGGACCACGGATTTGTCCTACGACTATGTGCGCATCAACGCCGAATACCGTACCTGA